In Hemitrygon akajei chromosome 12, sHemAka1.3, whole genome shotgun sequence, a single window of DNA contains:
- the LOC140736813 gene encoding uncharacterized protein → MENKTKYSEICSEKKVNWKEELFQVKGTLSKRNTDSGLLRTAQESTLCSAIGQTYADDCHTERPMDRQINSKRFQELANFAGFSARYLAMCHLQNPLDMAREGVSIYPGGSKNNYTDDIIQSLSKEKMRSKRQNYQLARITLLEDKSTSLETLERISQTDQQEFERAKSVATAMLLPAFRPFPSKQSLHRNKGTTKLPNQAKYLQENNSFKMYHCTSHIPDVRSVQNMTEVTLPEGHITVAQLLETMTEGLDQNRDTMQTNSCFKEGHRTKGMKSKDLSEDLFLFLQKTKKMHH, encoded by the exons ATGGAGAATAAAACCAAATATTCCGAAATTTGCAGTGAAAAGAAAGTTAATTGGAAGGAGGAACTTTTTCAAGTTAAAGGAACCTTATCTAAAAGAAATACTGATTCAGGGCTATTAAGAACAGCACAAGAATCCACTCTATGTAGTGCAATAGGTCAAACATATGCAGATGACTGTCATACAGAAAGACCAATGGACAGGCAAATCAACAGCAAACGTTTTCAGGAGCTAGCTAACTTTGCAGGCTTTTCGGCACGTTATCTTgcaatgtgtcatttgcaaaaCCCGCTTGATATGGCTAGAGAAGGTGTAAGTATATACCCTGGTGGAAGCAAAAATAATTACACTGATGACATTATTCAAAGTTTATCCAAAGAAAAAATGCGAAGTAAACGTCAGAATTATCAGCTGGCTAGAATCACTCTGCTGGAAGATAAAAGTACATCCCTGGAAACTCTGGAACGCATCTCACAGACGGATCAACAGGAGTTTGAACGTGCAAAATCTGTG GCTACAGCAATGCTTCTTCCAGCATTCCGCCCATTTCCTTCCAAACAATCGCTCCATCGAAATAAGGGGACAACAAAGTTACCAAATCAAGCAAAATACCTGCAA GAAAATAATTCTTTTAAGATGTATCATTGCACTTCACATATACCAGATGTACGGTCAGTCCAGAACATGACAGAAGTGACACTACCTGAAGGCCATATTACTGTAGCTCAATTATTGGAAACCATGACTGAGGGACTGGATCAAAATCGAGATACAATGCAGACAAACAG CTGTTTTAAGGAAGGTCACAGAACAAAAGGAATGAAGAGCAAAGATCTCAGTGAagacttatttctgtttttacagaaAACGAAGAAAATGCATCATTAA